The Altererythrobacter sp. ZODW24 genome window below encodes:
- a CDS encoding mechanosensitive ion channel domain-containing protein: MTTANTETPATDDAASGDSAAGGESITLQPGDTGTIQPAEEGAVTSVPVPEPTPTEAVGAASDLKDAVNEKSETVGGMVESLDAMALSVGDMRISVWDGLVVILVIAGVFALAWLGSKLAHGALKRMTRLDPSQRVLAEKLVTLAVWAIAIFVGIDLLGIDLTALAVFSGAFGLAIGFGLQKTFGNLIAGIILLMDKSIKPGDVIAVADQAGNSTFGQIRKIGIRAVSVTTRDQREYLIPNENLMVNQVENWSYSSKTVRMQVPVGVSYSCDLELAEKLMLEAAKSCKRVLKVPSPTCWLDAYGDSSVNFVIQCWIRDPEDGIGNIKSEVLKKLWYLFQDNNIEIPFPQRDLNLRGNDQFDQLIAAVSQRVEEKNSSKK, from the coding sequence ATGACAACCGCAAACACCGAAACGCCAGCTACCGATGATGCCGCTTCCGGCGATTCTGCGGCAGGCGGCGAAAGCATAACCCTACAACCCGGCGATACCGGCACCATACAGCCGGCTGAAGAAGGTGCGGTAACATCCGTGCCGGTTCCCGAGCCTACGCCCACCGAAGCAGTAGGCGCTGCAAGCGACCTCAAGGATGCGGTAAACGAGAAGAGCGAGACCGTCGGAGGTATGGTCGAATCGCTGGATGCTATGGCGCTCAGCGTTGGCGATATGCGCATCTCAGTTTGGGACGGGCTCGTCGTCATTCTGGTTATCGCTGGCGTATTCGCACTGGCATGGCTTGGCAGCAAACTTGCCCATGGCGCCTTGAAACGGATGACCCGGCTCGACCCGTCGCAAAGAGTCCTAGCTGAGAAACTCGTCACGCTGGCCGTCTGGGCAATCGCCATATTTGTCGGCATCGATCTGCTTGGGATTGATTTGACCGCTCTGGCGGTGTTCTCGGGCGCATTCGGTCTCGCCATTGGTTTCGGCCTCCAGAAAACCTTCGGTAATTTGATCGCGGGGATCATCCTGCTGATGGACAAATCGATAAAGCCCGGTGATGTGATTGCTGTGGCCGATCAGGCGGGTAACTCCACCTTCGGTCAGATCCGCAAGATCGGCATTCGTGCGGTGTCGGTGACTACGCGCGATCAACGTGAATATCTGATTCCAAATGAAAATTTGATGGTCAATCAGGTTGAAAACTGGTCTTATTCCAGCAAAACTGTGCGGATGCAGGTGCCGGTCGGCGTGTCTTATAGCTGTGATCTCGAACTCGCAGAAAAGTTGATGCTGGAAGCTGCCAAGAGCTGCAAGCGAGTGCTGAAAGTTCCTTCGCCGACATGTTGGCTCGATGCGTATGGCGATAGTTCAGTGAACTTCGTTATCCAGTGCTGGATCCGCGACCCCGAAGACGGCATCGGCAATATCAAATCGGAAGTCCTGAAGAAGCTCTGGTATCTGTTTCAGGATAATAACATCGAGATTCCGTTCCCGCAGCGTGACCTCAATCTGCGCGGCAATGACCAATTCGACCAGCTAATCGCGGCGGTATCGCAGCGGGTAGAGGAAAAGAACTCCAGCAAAAAATAG